One Desulfobulbus oligotrophicus DNA segment encodes these proteins:
- a CDS encoding polysulfide reductase NrfD family protein, whose translation MKTFIENKPATAIPIVSHLNPTGGQWNLKEKLWLGLSKQEYKEQFLRNPVNWVLIFIFAIGIPILLQRYIFGLGSITHASNDYPWGLFLGFGLFGMVPLSASGFLLGTTVEIFGRKDFTPIERLALLNGLLGYFFAVVYLLVDLGMPWRLYYPMIVSLGPAAVLFLVAWHVATYLSVQIAEVSSAFFEWIGWLKGKRFIKSITIGLTVSGIILSTLHQGALGALFTYAPAKVHPLWLSANFQWIHFFCSAIFAGLSMVIVSAALCKRYMTWRCDNQFLHNIDRCTLGLGKGCAYALITYLVIKLVGVAHDNEWAYLLTGWGQYFMLEMALAVILPMILFAYGVKHQRVGMVRFAAWISVFGIIWNRLNTSMICFNWQMYQEIPHWKEIWATITVFAIYFIVYRFILYRLPILYQWQGER comes from the coding sequence ATGAAAACCTTTATTGAAAATAAACCGGCCACCGCCATACCCATTGTTTCCCACCTCAATCCAACTGGGGGCCAATGGAATTTAAAAGAAAAACTCTGGCTTGGTTTAAGCAAGCAGGAATATAAAGAACAGTTTCTCCGTAATCCGGTCAACTGGGTACTTATCTTTATCTTTGCCATCGGCATTCCGATTCTGCTCCAGCGCTACATCTTCGGATTGGGATCGATCACACACGCATCGAACGACTATCCCTGGGGGTTGTTTCTCGGCTTTGGTCTGTTCGGCATGGTTCCACTGTCAGCCTCAGGCTTTCTCCTTGGCACGACAGTGGAGATCTTTGGTCGTAAAGATTTCACGCCCATTGAACGACTCGCCCTGCTCAATGGACTGCTCGGCTACTTCTTTGCCGTTGTCTATCTTCTGGTCGATCTCGGCATGCCCTGGCGGCTGTACTATCCGATGATTGTCTCGCTGGGGCCCGCAGCTGTACTTTTTCTTGTTGCCTGGCACGTTGCCACCTATCTTTCCGTACAGATAGCCGAAGTCTCTTCAGCTTTCTTCGAATGGATAGGCTGGCTCAAGGGAAAACGATTTATCAAGTCCATAACCATCGGGCTCACCGTTTCCGGTATCATTCTCTCTACGCTCCACCAGGGGGCATTGGGAGCGCTCTTCACCTATGCTCCCGCCAAGGTTCATCCACTGTGGTTATCAGCCAACTTTCAATGGATCCACTTCTTCTGCTCGGCCATCTTTGCCGGTCTATCCATGGTCATTGTCTCGGCAGCACTTTGTAAACGCTATATGACATGGCGTTGCGACAACCAGTTTCTTCACAATATCGATCGCTGCACCTTAGGCCTGGGAAAAGGCTGTGCCTATGCTCTGATCACCTATCTGGTCATCAAGCTGGTGGGAGTCGCCCATGATAACGAATGGGCCTACCTGCTCACCGGATGGGGCCAATACTTCATGCTGGAAATGGCCCTGGCCGTGATCCTGCCCATGATACTTTTTGCCTACGGTGTCAAACACCAACGGGTCGGCATGGTCCGTTTTGCCGCCTGGATCAGTGTTTTCGGAATTATCTGGAATCGGCTCAACACCTCCATGATCTGCTTTAACTGGCAGATGTATCAGGAGATTCCGCACTGGAAAGAGATCTGGGCAACCATCACTGTCTTTGCCATTTACTTTATCGTCTATCGTTTCATCCTCTATCGCCTGCCGATCCTGTACCAATGGCAGGGCGAGAGATAA
- a CDS encoding 4Fe-4S dicluster domain-containing protein → MKKLINRRRFLQGSLVASAAATFPLAKNTAAATFEGYPDSMGVLVDLSRCVGCRSCEAACNKEQNLPAPEKPFNDFSVFDELSHGQKRRTDETRYTVVNRHDIPGLNHPLFRKIQCNHCLEPACLTSCFVNAYTKTPEGAVIYDASVCVGCRTCMIACPFNIPAFRYSSAFDPKIMKCIFCHDTRLVKGLPPACVEACPQEVMTFGRRTDILEMGRQRIRENPAAYVDHIYGEHEAGGTAWMYLSPVPFEQVEFNTAVPKEPILNYVKDFLSIVPMVLTIWPALFTGIHLLATKKEKMEQQKKSEGSES, encoded by the coding sequence ATGAAAAAACTGATCAACCGGCGAAGGTTCCTCCAAGGCAGTTTAGTCGCATCTGCCGCTGCGACCTTTCCCCTGGCCAAAAACACGGCAGCGGCCACCTTTGAAGGGTATCCCGACTCCATGGGAGTACTTGTCGACCTGTCACGTTGCGTTGGCTGTCGAAGCTGTGAAGCGGCCTGCAACAAAGAACAGAATCTGCCTGCCCCGGAAAAACCCTTCAATGATTTTTCTGTCTTTGATGAACTCTCCCATGGCCAGAAACGGCGCACTGACGAAACCCGTTACACGGTTGTCAACCGGCACGACATCCCCGGATTAAATCACCCGCTTTTCCGTAAAATCCAATGTAATCACTGCCTGGAACCGGCCTGCCTGACCTCCTGTTTTGTCAACGCCTACACCAAGACCCCGGAAGGGGCTGTCATCTACGATGCCAGTGTTTGTGTCGGTTGCCGGACCTGTATGATCGCCTGTCCGTTCAACATTCCGGCGTTCCGTTACTCCAGCGCTTTTGATCCCAAGATCATGAAATGTATCTTCTGTCACGACACCCGTCTGGTCAAAGGTCTGCCCCCTGCCTGCGTGGAAGCCTGTCCGCAGGAGGTCATGACATTCGGCCGCCGGACAGATATCTTGGAAATGGGTCGGCAGCGTATACGCGAAAATCCGGCAGCATACGTTGACCATATCTACGGTGAACATGAGGCGGGAGGTACGGCCTGGATGTACCTGTCACCAGTCCCCTTTGAACAGGTTGAATTCAACACCGCTGTTCCTAAAGAACCCATACTGAACTATGTCAAAGACTTTCTGTCGATCGTGCCCATGGTGCTAACCATTTGGCCCGCTCTGTTTACCGGGATTCACCTGCTGGCAACAAAAAAAGAAAAGATGGAACAACAGAAAAAGAGCGAGGGGTCTGAATCATGA